From a region of the Streptomyces sp. NBC_00193 genome:
- a CDS encoding DegV family protein, with protein MSRHVAIVTDSTAYLPPPAMARHGITSVPLTVVLGDDALEEGTEISARSLALALQKRRSVTTSRPSPEDFVRAYRTAVEAGATGIVSLHLSAEFSGTYDAAVLAAKTATVPVRVVDTGMVAMALGFCALAAAEVAEAGGSLDEAVAAAEKRAAGMSAYFYVDTLDYLRRGGRIGAAQALLGSALAVKPLLTLDGGRIEMLEKVRTASKAIARLEELAVERAGSGPVDVAVHHLAAPERAEKLAQRLRERIPGLVELHVSEVGAVIGAHTGPGLLAAVVSPR; from the coding sequence ATGTCCCGCCATGTCGCGATCGTCACGGATTCCACGGCCTACCTGCCCCCACCGGCCATGGCGCGGCACGGAATCACCTCCGTCCCGCTGACCGTGGTCCTCGGCGACGATGCCCTGGAAGAGGGCACCGAGATCTCGGCCAGGAGCCTCGCCCTGGCCCTGCAGAAGCGCCGCTCGGTCACCACCTCCCGCCCCAGCCCCGAGGACTTCGTCCGGGCCTACCGGACGGCTGTGGAGGCCGGTGCGACCGGCATCGTCAGCCTGCACCTGTCGGCGGAGTTCTCCGGCACGTACGACGCCGCCGTGCTCGCCGCGAAGACCGCCACGGTGCCCGTCCGCGTCGTCGACACCGGCATGGTCGCCATGGCCCTGGGCTTCTGCGCCCTGGCCGCGGCGGAGGTGGCCGAAGCCGGGGGCTCCCTCGACGAGGCCGTCGCCGCCGCGGAGAAGCGGGCCGCCGGCATGTCCGCGTACTTCTACGTCGACACCCTCGACTACCTCCGTCGCGGCGGCCGCATCGGGGCCGCGCAGGCCCTGCTCGGCTCGGCGCTCGCGGTCAAGCCGCTGCTGACGCTGGACGGCGGGCGGATCGAGATGCTGGAGAAGGTGCGTACGGCCTCCAAGGCCATAGCCCGCCTGGAGGAGCTGGCCGTCGAACGCGCCGGCTCCGGCCCCGTCGACGTGGCCGTGCACCACCTCGCGGCCCCGGAACGCGCCGAGAAGCTCGCGCAGCGGCTCCGTGAGCGCATCCCCGGGCTGGTCGAGCTGCACGTCAGCGAGGTCGGCGCGGTGATCGGGGCGCACACCGGACCGGGGCTGCTGGCGGCGGTCGTCTCCCCGCGCTGA
- a CDS encoding ComEA family DNA-binding protein codes for MTLRTRTSGPAGATSGPGRPRLSDSRLRHRRGQRPGRPDPAVVRRRAEALLGAGRPPGAPPPSPTGDTSAEVAPPGGRSVEAVTEPAAAARPDPLVRPGPAVRPGPAVRADVPDRPDEPARGGAVAPPEGREVPGGAVRWLAVRERLPVWLQTRCGVEPRTVAAVSVVLLVAVGFAVQQYGAARPRPVTAPAVVAPAAAALPAPTAARAGPGVGAGPILVDVSGKVRDPGVRKLPPGSRVEDALAAAGGVRPGTDTTGLNRARVLMDGEQVLVGVPAPPPPMTGRGAPAAGPLSLGTATAEQLDGLPGVGPVLAQHIVDFRTARGGFRSVEELRQVNGIGERRFADLRELVRP; via the coding sequence ATGACTCTTCGTACGCGCACGTCAGGTCCCGCCGGCGCCACCAGCGGCCCCGGCCGTCCCCGCCTCTCCGACAGCCGTCTGCGGCACCGCCGCGGACAGCGGCCCGGCCGTCCCGACCCCGCGGTCGTGCGGCGCCGGGCCGAGGCCCTGCTCGGAGCGGGCCGTCCTCCGGGCGCTCCGCCGCCGTCGCCGACCGGGGACACCTCTGCTGAGGTGGCTCCGCCGGGAGGCCGCTCCGTCGAGGCGGTGACCGAGCCAGCGGCTGCGGCCCGGCCGGATCCGCTGGTCAGGCCCGGTCCGGCGGTCAGGCCCGGTCCGGCGGTCCGGGCCGACGTGCCTGACCGACCCGACGAACCCGCCCGGGGCGGGGCGGTGGCTCCGCCCGAGGGCCGGGAGGTGCCCGGCGGGGCTGTGCGGTGGCTCGCGGTGCGGGAGCGGCTGCCCGTGTGGCTGCAGACCCGCTGCGGGGTGGAGCCGCGCACGGTGGCAGCCGTCTCGGTGGTGCTCCTCGTCGCCGTCGGGTTCGCCGTGCAGCAGTACGGGGCGGCCCGGCCCCGGCCGGTGACCGCACCCGCCGTGGTGGCCCCCGCGGCGGCCGCGCTGCCGGCCCCGACCGCGGCGCGGGCGGGCCCCGGCGTCGGCGCTGGTCCCATCCTGGTGGACGTCAGCGGCAAGGTCCGTGACCCCGGGGTGCGCAAGCTGCCTCCCGGCTCGCGGGTGGAGGATGCCTTGGCCGCCGCCGGGGGAGTGCGGCCCGGGACGGACACCACCGGCCTGAACCGGGCCCGCGTCCTGATGGACGGCGAGCAGGTACTGGTGGGCGTTCCGGCCCCACCGCCGCCGATGACGGGACGTGGCGCTCCGGCGGCAGGGCCGCTGAGCCTCGGCACGGCCACGGCCGAGCAGCTGGACGGCCTGCCGGGGGTCGGCCCGGTTCTCGCGCAGCACATCGTGGACTTCCGCACGGCACGCGGGGGCTTCCGCTCCGTGGAGGAGCTCCGGCAGGTCAACGGGATCGGTGAGCGCCGCTTCGCCGACCTGCGCGAGCTGGTGCGCCCGTGA